The Eriocheir sinensis breed Jianghai 21 unplaced genomic scaffold, ASM2467909v1 Scaffold286, whole genome shotgun sequence genomic sequence TCTCTTTCTTTATACCATAGAAAAAAAATTTGTTTTCGGTTTTCACCTCGGACTCAGCCGTCACCGTGGCTGCCATAAATGCAGCGATTGCTCACTGGGAGCAAAACACCTGCATCAGATTCCAGCTCACGTCCAACCTCGCTCAACGGCACGTCAGGTTTTTTGAAGGGTCTGGATGCTGGTCGTATGTCGGCATGTTGGCCCAGAATGGACAAGACATTTCCATTGGAAGTGGCTGCAAAGAAGTAAGTACACTATGGTAATATTATGTCGTAACACAATAAATTATATAGTTACCATACTGCACTCCCCAATACCGCTCACTCTACACTGGTTCTGCTCCCATGACATACTCTGTTCCCTCAACATTTAAAACTTATGCCACTTGGTTTAACTGTCTTTCCATGCCTCTACTGATTCCTTGCATTAAACCTTCCCATGAAGTCTTCTCCTAAAACCTTCCTCTATTAAGAAACCATACGAAAGGAAATGAAATTCAGGAGTCGCAGCTGTTTGCACAGAAGATGACAGCACCACAAAAACATTACCATTGATAACTAAATaataagtagtaataataatagatgagATAATGATGAATAACAATAGCAAAAATAATGGTagctattatgtgtgtgtgtgtgtgtgtgtgtgtgtgtgtgtgtgtgtgtgtgtgtgtgtgtgtgtgtgtagtaatttAGTTGCCAGAGGCTTGACAAAGTCTTAATAACATCGTTCTCCTCGACGCGGGTCAGCTCGGCACCGTCGCCCATGAGATCGGCCACGCCATTGGGTTCGTGCACGAGCAGAGTCGCCCCGACCGTGACGACTATGTGGTCATCAATTATGGCAACATCCAAACTGGCAAGGAAAACAACTTCAATAAGTACAGCACGTCAGTGGTCAACACCTACGGCATACCATACGACTACTCATCCGACATGCACTACGGCTCTACGGTGAGGGACTTTGCATGAGTATGGTTTCCTTCTTACCATGATGACTATACGCTCCCCTATTGTAAAACGTCTCGTCGtcttagggccagttttacagtccaatacagtaaGTTTGCGAGCTCCCCTACCaaacgggggcttcgtggtgcagtggttagcacactcggctcacaatcgagagagcccgggttcgattcccgggcggagtggaaaaatttgggcggcttttctgataccctacgcccctgtccacccagcagtgaatgggtaccaggtattaatcgggggttgtgtcccgtctcctggggtctgttcccttctataattccttccccctcctgtctctatcCGGCATATGActatagatgttgcgccgactaaaccaaactttccttttccccaaccaaacacaaaatacgacgaaaattccttgtagctctaATTGATATAAAAAGGTGGAGGGAATTTTAGGAAATTACACAGGAAATGTCTTAATTAGTATATCATGTAATGAGTAGAAATAGCGGATCATTGTAGTggatatggtttggtttgggcgcttacagtgacagagggccagtttcacagttccccatgatgggttcgtaagctcccaaaccaataccagagccttcgaaatttccttgtatagtgtctggtgtttatatttaagttcacaaattttatgaaactatacaggagaagtcttgtgtatttagtgtggcatcgaagacctcaccattttggattgtatgggattctatagtttggttcgggctgttacgaagacactgtgttggactgtgaaatcggctcagagtgttggactgtcgaactggcccttaaCTCCCCGCAGCAGACTCTCACCTTGACACATTTTTCAGGGCTTCACCAACAACGGCAAGACGACCATCGCCACCCTATATCCCTTGGCGCAGGAGCTCATCGGCCAGCGCACGGgactctctcacagggacatacTATTGGCCAACACTATGTACGGCTGCATCAGTGAGTATGATATATGAGTAATTAAGGGgctactattacactgggcaaattttccgtcgatcttcagtcaaaccacgatttccgctggcgtggttctcatttgatccttgttattgctgctgatgatgatgatggtgagtaataccgtcgtcctt encodes the following:
- the LOC126991467 gene encoding protein SpAN-like, which codes for MRDLTRDFMETNPSVVNGHQVFEGDMVLTESQWRAVRERKALAELSARWPEQGGFPTVPYYLDTTDSVTVAAINAAIAHWEQNTCIRFQLTSNLAQRHVRFFEGSGCWSYVGMLAQNGQDISIGSGCKELGTVAHEIGHAIGFVHEQSRPDRDDYVVINYGNIQTGKENNFNKYSTSVVNTYGIPYDYSSDMHYGSTGFTNNGKTTIATLYPLAQELIGQRTGLSHRDILLANTMYGCISEYDI